Proteins encoded within one genomic window of Eurosta solidaginis isolate ZX-2024a chromosome 1, ASM4086904v1, whole genome shotgun sequence:
- the LOC137237329 gene encoding bromodomain-containing protein DDB_G0270170-like, which translates to MFLRNQKVVPRISEQDSDSENSDSNSKNSDSNSKNFNSESSDSENFDFKSPVSEGSTTYSPSTIKNLVVRLSLSGEFHGFEELPETNISNPPNSDTNMATPEEKRTFISMCAGIMRENYSGEPLRLESFINKIELIEEFVDENLTGTCISYIKSKLDGKAREAIPTQVLSVNDIKIALRYRIKPDNSKVVAGKIAALQVNNNNYTDFAKRVEELSDALERSLIIEGITQAKAHEMTIEQAVNVCRLNAKTSLVKSILASTNFSDSKDVVAKLIVEQSNEMKERQVLAFRARNNNNFRNFQSNNRGRNFQTQSRIFNNYRQNRPSFSNSNYGNNFNRGNQRQNFRSGGGNRHQSNNNNNSNNSRTSNNNGSNTSNNRGRNASVRALNREAPQERTLREDETNY; encoded by the coding sequence atgttccttagaaaccaaaaagtagttcccagaatttcagaacaagactcagattccgaaaattcagattctaattcaaaaaattcagattccaattccaaaaattttaattcagaaagttccgattccgaaaattttgattttaaaagcccagtttccgaaggctcaaccacatattcgcccagtacaatcaaaaaccttgttgttagactttctttgtccggagaatttcacggatttgaggaattgcccgaaacaaatatttcaaatcctcctaattccgatacaaatatggcgactcctgaagaaaaaaggacgtttatcagcatgtgtgctggtattatgcgtgaaaattatagcggcgaGCCCCTGCGtcttgaatctttcattaataaaattgagttaatcgaagaatttgtcgacgaaaatttaactggcacttgtatttcatatattaaatccaaactcgatggtaaagctcgagaagcgataccaactcaagtactttcagttaatgatataaaaatagcactacgttaccgtataaaacccgacaactccaaagttgtggccggaaaaattgcagctttgcaagttaataacaataattacaccgattttgcaaaacgcgtcgaggagttgtctgatgctttagagcgttcgctcattatcgaagggattactcaggccaaGGCCCATGAAATGACCATCGAGCAagcagttaacgtttgccgattgaacgcaaaaaccagtttagtcaaatcaatcctcgcttcaaccaatttttctgattccaaggacgtagtagctaaactgattgtagagcaatcaaatgaaatgaaagaacgccaagttttagcatttagggcgcggaacaataacaattttagaaattttcaaagtaataaccgaggtcgaaacttCCAAACTCAAAGTCGTatctttaacaattatagacaaaatagaccatcttttagtaacagtaactatggcaacaacttcaatcgcggcaatcaaaggcaaaatttccgttccggcggcggaaatcggcatcagtctaacaataataataatagcaacaatagtcgtactagcaataataacggttctaacacttccaataatagaggtagaaatgcaagcgtCCGGGCTTtgaacagggaagcccctcaggagcgaacactgagggaggacgagacaaattactaa